The following coding sequences lie in one Haematobia irritans isolate KBUSLIRL chromosome 3, ASM5000362v1, whole genome shotgun sequence genomic window:
- the LOC142230331 gene encoding farnesol dehydrogenase-like translates to MERWQNKVAVVTGASSGIGAAVCKVLIENGMIVVGLARRLVKMNTTMSKTIPQDKQHNFHGFKCDVSDEQSVKETFAWIEEKFGGLDVLINNAGVVKMTTILTENNSEDLLSTINTNVLGVAWCTREAFRSMRQRGANGHVIIINSVAGHKIPNIPGISLNIYPPSKHAVTAMTEILRQEFANEKTKIKVTSLSPGGVRTEIAGGASMAIPSGIPILEAEDIANGVLFCLQTPPHVQIHELTIQAVGEMF, encoded by the exons ATGGAACGTTGGCAAAATAAAGTGGCCGTGGTTACGGGAGCTAGTTCGGGTATTGGTGCTGCTGTCTGTAAAGTATTGATCGAAAATGGAATGATTGTTGTGGGATTAGCTAGACGTTTGGTTAAAATGAATACCACCATGTCCAAGACAATCCCACAAGATAAGCAACACAACTTCCATGGCTTTAAATGTGATGTAAGCGATGAGCAGAGTGTTAAAGAAACCTTCGCTTGGATTGAAGAGAAATTCGGTGGTCTCGATGTTCttatcaataatgctggtgttgTGAAAATGACcacaatattgacagaaaataatTCCGAAGATTTACTCTCAACCATTAATACAAATGTCCTAGGTGTTGCCTGGTGTACCCGTGAGGCTTTCCGTTCTATGCGTCAACGTGGTGCTAATGGTCATGTGATTATTATTAACAGTGTTGCAGGACATAAAATTCCCAACATTCCGGGTATTAGTTTGAATATCTATCCGCCTTCGAAACATGCCGTTACAGCTATGACTGAAATTTTGCGACAAGAGTTTgctaatgaaaaaacaaaaattaaggtCACC AGCCTAAGTCCTGGTGGTGTCCGTACAGAAATCGCTGGAGGTGCTTCTATGGCTATCCCATCTGGAATTCCCATCCTAGAAGCTGAAGATATAGCAAATGGTGTTCTATTTTGTTTGCAAACTCCTCCTCATGTTCAAATCCATGAACTGACCATTCAAGCCGTGGGAGAAATGTTTTAG